Proteins encoded together in one Impatiens glandulifera chromosome 1, dImpGla2.1, whole genome shotgun sequence window:
- the LOC124919456 gene encoding phragmoplastin DRP1A-like has protein sequence MDSLITLVNKLQRACTALGDYGEESALPTLWDALPSIAVVGGQSSGKSSVLESIVGKDFLPRGSGIVTRRPLVLQLHRIEEGREYAEFMHLPRKKFADFAAVRKEIADETDRETGRSKQISTVPIYLSIYSPNVVNLTLIDLPGLTKVAVDGQPDSIVLDIENMVRSYIEKPNSIILAISPANQDLATSDAIKISREVDPTGERTFGVLTKIDLMDKGTDAVEILEGKAYKLKFPWVGVVNRSQADINKNTDMIAARRRECEYFANTPEYKHLGHRMGSEHLGKILSKHLEQVIKSRIPGLQSLINKTIIDLETELSRLGKPVANDAGGKLYMTMEICRNFDGIFKEHLDGIRSGGDKIYNIFDNQLPGALKRLQFDKQLSMENIRKLITEADGYQPHLIAPEQGYRRLIESSLVSVKGPAEAAVDAVHAVLKELVHKSINETMELKQYPTLRVEVANAACESLDRMKEESRRAILQLVEMEYNYISVDFFRKLPQDVEKGGNPTHSIFDRYNDSYLRRIGTTVLSYVNMVCAGLRNSIPKSIVYCQVREAKRSLLDHFFTELGTKEVKQLSRLLDEDPAMMQRRISLGKRLELYRSAQAEVDAVAWSK, from the exons ATGGATAGTCTGATTACTTTGGTGAACAAGCTACAAAGAGCTTGTACAGCACTAGGCGATTATGGCGAGGAAAGCGCTCTGCCTACTCTCTGGGACGCGCTTCCTTCTATCGCGGTTGTCGGTGGTCAG AGCTCAGGAAAGTCATCTGTGTTAGAGAGCATTGTCGGCAAGGACTTTTTGCCTCGTGGATCTG GGATTGTTACACGACGCCCTCTTGTTCTACAGCTTCATAGGATTGAAGAAGGAAGAGAATATGCAGAATTCATGCATCTTCCAAGAAAGAAATTTGCTGATTTTG CTGCTGTGAGGAAGGAAATAGCTGATGAGACCGATAGAGAGACTGGTCGCTCAAAGCAAATTTCAACTGTTCCGATTTATCTTAGTATCTATTCTCCCAATG TTGTAAACTTGACACTTATTGATCTTCCTGGACTTACAAAAGTAGCTGTTG ATGGTCAGCCAGATAGTATTGTGTTAGACATCGAGAATATGGTCAGATCTTATATTGAGAAG CCCAATTCCATAATATTGGCCATTTCTCCTGCCAATCAAGATCTTGCAACGTCAGATGCAATTAAAATCTCCCGTGAAGTTGACCCCACAG GAGAGAGAACATTTGGAGTTTTAACCAAGATTGATCTTATGGACAAGGGTACTGATGCTGTTGAG atatTGGAAGGCAAAGCTTATAAGCTAAAGTTTCCATGGGTTGGTGTTGTGAACCGCTCCCAAGCTGACATCAACAAGAACACTGACATGATAGCTGCCAGGCGTAGGGAGTGCGAGTATTTTGCAAACACACCTGAATACAAGCACCTTGGTCACAGGATGGGTTCTGAGCATCTAGGGAAGATACTTTCCAAA CATCTGGAGCAAGTCATCAAGTCTAGAATCCCAGGTCTTCAGTCTCTAATTAACAAGACTATTATTGATCTAGAAACAGAACTGAGTCGCCTTGGGAAGCCTGTTGCTAATGATGCTGGa GGAAAGCTATACATGACTATGGAAATATGCCGTAATTTTGATGGAATATTTAAAGAACACCTCGATGGCAT ACGGTCAGGTGGtgacaaaatatataacatatttgaCAACCAACTTCCTGGTGCATTGAAAAGGTTGCAATTTGATAAACAACTTTCAATGGAGAATATCCGTAAGCTAATTACAGAAGCTGATGGATATCAGCCTCATTTAATAGCTCCTGAGCAAGGATATCGCCGACTTATTGAATCTTCACTGGTATCAGTTAAGGGGCCAGCCGAGGCTGCTGTTGATGCT GTTCATGCTGTACTAAAGGAGTTGGTTCACAAGTCAATCAATGAGACTATG GAACTAAAGCAGTATCCAACTCTAAGAGTAGAGGTTGCAAATGCTGCATGCGAGTCTCTAGACAGGATGAAGGAAGAAAGCAGGAGAGCAATTTTGCAGTTGGTAGAAATGGAGTATAATTACATTTCGGTTGATTTCTTTAGAAAACTTCCACAGGATGTTGAGAAGGGCGGAAACCCTACCCATTCGATCTTTGATCGATACAATGATTCATACCTCAGACGAATTg GAACAACTGTTTTATCGTACGTGAACATGGTATGTGCGGGTTTGAGAAACTCAATTCCGAAGTCTATTGTTTATTGTCAAGTAAGAGAGGCCAAGAGAAGTTTATTGGATCATTTTTTCACTGAATTGGGCACAAAGGAG GTAAAACAGTTGAGTCGATTATTGGACGAAGACCCAGCAATGATGCAAAGACGAATCTCCCTTGGAAAGAGGCTTGAATTATACAGATCTGCTCAAGCAGAAGTTGATGCGGTTGCATGGTCAAAGTAA